The Leptodactylus fuscus isolate aLepFus1 chromosome 1, aLepFus1.hap2, whole genome shotgun sequence nucleotide sequence AATAGTCTTGGTTTTCTTTGAAAGATATTGAGTTAACCTCTTGTTTCTCTGCAGATGTATTATTATGACGGTGACTATATGGGTCTACTCCTCCTTAATCTCCTTCCTCCCGGTCATGCAAGGCTGGAATGAAATACCAGGCATAGACTTCGATAACGGGAAGGAGTGCATCTTTGTGACCAACTGGACCTTTGCGATTGTTGCATCTTCTCTGGCCTTCTACATCCCATTTATGATCATGTGCAGTATGTATTTCTTCATCTACAGAGCTTCCCGTCTGAAGGCAACTCGAATTGTCTCCCAGACTCTCGATCTCCATTACCATCCAAACAGCAAACGACAAAACAACTTACAACTTGAACATAAAGCCACCAGGACCATGAGTATCATCATCTCGGTCTTTGTCATGTGCTGGCTACCTTACTTCGTCTTGAATGTTTGGATTGCAGCAAAGGGTACGAGTTCCACCAGCGCCATCCTGGTCAATGCTTTCAAATATATGACATGGTTGGGATACTGCAACTCCACTATCAATCCTATGTTATATGCTTTTCTGAACAGAGACTTCCAAAGAGCTCTCAAAAAGCTTCTTATTTGTAGACGTTGGAGATCCCAGGTGGACATTGGAGAAGACATGGTCTCCATTGTCACCTTTTCTAAGACTGCTCAAGATCCGGACTACAACATTAAGTTGCCAATGCCTAACTGCGTGTTGAAGAGCAAGCAAGTGATGAAATGTCCACCTGCAGTTCACTACTAACCTGGGATTTAGGTCTTCTGATGTCCTCATTGATAAGGTGGGATCCAAGTGAAGACCTGGTGGAATTTATACTTTATGGCCTGACTAATTTGGAAAAACATTGATGGTTAGATACAATCATCCTAATAGTCGTGACCGGGCACAGCTACAGTTGGAATTGCTTTATAGAAAATAtgtttttgctaatttttttccaaaaataaattaaaacaccAAGAACCGAGACTTCAATTTTGTGATTTGAAGGAGGACCTGTAATCTTATATCTTTCTTCCACTCAGACAGTTGAAGCACTTGGAATGTCTCTTCTAGATGTCATCACAAACTTTTTCAAAAActtcaaatttgattttttttttttaaagattgttCTGTACAGTTGTCATACGTTATAATATATTGATGGGAAAGGCCATGTTAAATAACTTTTTTTACCATTTGTAATGGAATTTTTAGTACCCTTTGTACCACCGCAGCATGATAATCAAGACATTGTGGTACTGACGTTAATTTAGAGGGCTGTATGTGACGATGTGCTATATGGAAtgtatatatggacatataaATTCATATAAGATCTGTACATAATGGCATTCTTCAAATTTTGTGAATTATGTGAGCTGCCAATATTACATTGACAtttatccatgtggaaaaaaaaagtctcacgGCCATAAGAAACCTTTAGCATGTCTAATGCGGGCAAAATTATTAAAATTTTCCTAGattatttgcatacagattagACAGATGGGAGCCCTAGGGGAAGGGCAGCGGAGGAGACTTCTGAAAGCCGACTGCTTTGTAGAAAGTAAAGGCCCCCCCTATAGAGAAGAAGAAATATTCAGGATTTAAGGCACAGCTTTGTTTGTAAATGTAGTCTTGTACTccggttacatccagagctgcatgtaTAATCCATCTCCTACTTGAATTATCAGCACCTAGGTGACAGGCATATCTTGAATGGATAACAAGTTtattaggcaaaggccccacatagcaacccCTCTGTGTTGGaagcacattgtgtttttttctgcagactttcttcccctgttatacctatacagaaaacac carries:
- the LOC142196312 gene encoding histamine H2 receptor-like, with the translated sequence MPMDKNVSLTSNFSFSTSVMRRDGNKTSEIAPQQVVVGLLLTVIDLVTFLGNTVVFICPAVEKRLRTVTYMFIMSLAMADLLVACLVMPFSIIYEVTGMWLFGRQFCKVWISFDVMFCTASIVTLCFISLDRYCSVVTPYHYSKRMSRRRCIIMTVTIWVYSSLISFLPVMQGWNEIPGIDFDNGKECIFVTNWTFAIVASSLAFYIPFMIMCSMYFFIYRASRLKATRIVSQTLDLHYHPNSKRQNNLQLEHKATRTMSIIISVFVMCWLPYFVLNVWIAAKGTSSTSAILVNAFKYMTWLGYCNSTINPMLYAFLNRDFQRALKKLLICRRWRSQVDIGEDMVSIVTFSKTAQDPDYNIKLPMPNCVLKSKQVMKCPPAVHY